In Streptomyces sp. TLI_146, the genomic stretch GGTCTCCACGCACCCGGCCCACGGGTGGTCGCGCAGCTTGCGCGGCGTACGGGCCAGACAGCGCACCCGGTAGCCCGCGTCGAGGAGCTCGGGCACCAGCCGGCCGCCGATGTAGCCGGTCGCGCCGGTCACCAGGACGAGTTCCGGGGTGCCGTCGCTCTTCATACCCGCCTCCGCCGCTCGCCGTGCCTTCGGGCAACGATCTCCCGCGGGCGGCGCTTCCGCGCGGCACGACACCCCACGGTTTGCCGTCCGCGTCCCGGCGGAGGAGGCTCGAAGCGTAGGCCCCTCGCGGCCCACCAGGCGCGGGCCGCGACCTTCTGAAGGAGGTCATCATGGGCACCGCCTTCGACACCGAGACGCTGCGCCGAGGCATTGAGGGCCACGACGCGAAGGCTCTGCTGTCGCTCTACGCGGACGACGCGGAGATCCGGGTCGTCGACCGCAACACCCAGCCGAGCCATCCGATGGTCATGCACGGCCAGGGCGAGATCTCCAAGATGCTCGACGACGTCTACAGCCGCGAGATGACGCACAAGCTGGAGCAGTGCGTGGTCCAGGGCGACAGCGTCGCCTTCACGGAGTCCTGCGAGTACCCCGACGGCGTACGCGTGCTGGCCAACTCGATGATGTCGCTCAAGGACGGGAAGATCGTCGAACAGACCATGGTGCAGGCCTGGGACGAGTAGCCGGAGGCGAGGAGAGTCGTTCCTGCAGGCGCGCGTGCCGGAACTGGTACACCGCGCCCGCCTGCCGCAGCACGCCCAGGCGGTGGGCCTCGCCGAGGAACGCCATCAGCCGCCAGGGCAGGGCGCCGCGCCCGCACAGCCACAGGCGGGCCACGGCGAGGCGCCCCCACGCCGACATCGCCACCGTGACCACGCCGGTGGGGATCAGCGCGTACGCACCGATGCTCGCGGCGTCCGGCAGGCCGAGCAGGCGCGGCAGGGCGCTGCCCGCGAGGACGGCGGCCAGATAGGTGAACAGCGCCCGGGCGAGGGCGGTGCCCCGGTCGGTGCGCAGGCTCGCCGAGGGGCTGAGGCTGCGGGTGACGTCGACCGGCGCCCCCAGCCACCGGTGCAGCCCGGCCGCGATGCCGCCGACGAGCCCGAGACCGAGGCCGCCGGCGAGCCCGAAGACCACCGCGGTGCGCAGGATCGCGCCCGGGCTCTGCCGGGTCACCCACTCGCCGTCGGCGCGGTCGAGCAACGGTGAGAGATCGTACGAGCCGAGGTCGCGGCCGTCGGTGAGCCGGACGGTGAAGACCTCGCCGTCGGGCCGGTAGTCGTGCGCGGAGATCGCGAGGCGCTGGTCGATCGCCGTGCAGCGGGCCGGTGGGGCACACAGGTCCAGGTCGCGTACGTCGGCGGGCAGCGCGAACTCACGCGTGCCGCCGTGCTCGATGAGCGTGCCGTGGACCGGCTCGGGCAGCACGAGGTAGGTGCGGCCGTGCGCGCGCAGGCCGTAGCGGGTGCCGTCCGCCGCGTCGACGTAGCGCGAGCCGTCCGGGGCGTGCCGCACGGGCCCGTCGACGGGGAAGTCGGCGCGCAGTGCGGCGCGCGCCGCCGCCGTACCTCCTTCGGCCAGGGTGAAGACGGCCCCCAGGCTCAGCCCCGCGAGCAGGCCGACGGCGAGGCCGTGGGCCATCGCCCGGCCCAGGCGGCGCGCCCGGCCTGCGGGGTCGCGCGGCCCGCCCTTGGCCACCACGCCCGACTCGCCGCGTACGAGGTACGCCGTCAGGGCGCCCGCGAGTACCGCGCCGAGCGCGGCGAGCAGCGGTGAGTCCGGCAGGAACCCGGCGCCGACGAGCAGGACCCCGGCGGCCGTGAGCAGCCCGGCGGCCGCCCTGCGCGACCGGCGCCCGCGCGGTCCGCGCCGGCGGCGGCCGAAGAACGGCATGGTCGACGGCAGCGGTGACGTCGCCAGGCCGATGGCGGCAAGCCCGGTGGCGATCACCAGGCCGTACAGCCCGCCCACGGCGAGCCAGCCGAGCGCACGCGGCATGCCCGCGAACGGCACCGCGAAGTAGGGGTCCTGGCTGAGCGGCCGGGTGAGCCCGACGGCGAGGCTGAGCGGCAGC encodes the following:
- a CDS encoding nuclear transport factor 2 family protein, whose translation is MGTAFDTETLRRGIEGHDAKALLSLYADDAEIRVVDRNTQPSHPMVMHGQGEISKMLDDVYSREMTHKLEQCVVQGDSVAFTESCEYPDGVRVLANSMMSLKDGKIVEQTMVQAWDE
- a CDS encoding NACHT domain-containing protein — translated: MRYWRRGIWVGAVLATGAVVAVAVRERSLSSTGSLVSVLGFLVSMAGLVANTLRTAPGERSPADHLEHAADALAEAVRLHWQAEWRLRRLQDPRPLPVRWTTADPWLADAPENIGGGADARFDGVLDDIARVFARVPARRLVVLGAPGSGKTVLAVRFALDLLERRDTGDPVPVIFPLATWQPDSTDLYAWLSARLAEGYPALGSLQRSGASLAAELLDAGRVLPVLDGLDELAPPLRAEAVRRLNSALDEGSPLLLSCRSEVYAQVVADGDVFTAAAVVELQPLAFEEAADFLRRTARPVRGPAGERTTAWDPVLARTRPGDPVRRVLASPLMVAMARAVYGESGNDPAELLRRPEFADPTALEEYLLDAFVPAAFAGSARWDTGRAVHWLRFLARHLEHRDTRDLAWWELHLALPRPLPRLGPLLLLGLLAEAVCLPLWALGQDPALPAVTAATVAGVCAGYAARSRPRRRFLLPLLYALPLSLAVGLTRPLSQDPYFAVPFAGMPRALGWLAVGGLYGLVIATGLAAIGLATSPLPSTMPFFGRRRRGPRGRRSRRAAAGLLTAAGVLLVGAGFLPDSPLLAALGAVLAGALTAYLVRGESGVVAKGGPRDPAGRARRLGRAMAHGLAVGLLAGLSLGAVFTLAEGGTAAARAALRADFPVDGPVRHAPDGSRYVDAADGTRYGLRAHGRTYLVLPEPVHGTLIEHGGTREFALPADVRDLDLCAPPARCTAIDQRLAISAHDYRPDGEVFTVRLTDGRDLGSYDLSPLLDRADGEWVTRQSPGAILRTAVVFGLAGGLGLGLVGGIAAGLHRWLGAPVDVTRSLSPSASLRTDRGTALARALFTYLAAVLAGSALPRLLGLPDAASIGAYALIPTGVVTVAMSAWGRLAVARLWLCGRGALPWRLMAFLGEAHRLGVLRQAGAVYQFRHARLQERLSSPPATRPRPAPWSVRRSSRP